Proteins from a single region of Artemia franciscana chromosome 2, ASM3288406v1, whole genome shotgun sequence:
- the LOC136036244 gene encoding cytochrome b5 reductase 4-like isoform X2, producing MVNHPDGREELLRGAGKDATDLFNEVHRWVNIESMLSKCVVGKLLPSFIKPVLPSVINLKNGVMEQISKPGNRVQVPRPAAKPLPTFDWFQTPDIVSLCVYTKTSNLQPYDVAFDLTPLTFTGYINTSAGVFKINLSFFNKVVPECTPKILVRTGKVEFVVPKCTKQLWPSYGKAEIHHCQILNTQVWIKSKLIHREKLNHNTWSLSLQLDDSFKCNVPVGGHVSLRIDEKISAKYTPLISSIFGSESVPDMSNKLHFIIKVYPKGNFTSRLKDIQLDQVVMVSLPESPFGIQKIEGRQKLLCLAAGTGITPMVRLVREALNRDSFKEVKIIFWNRTEADMLLNEEFNLLATQDPRFHVTHVLTSPSEKWRGSAGRVNKKQIEEFLGTTDQSFTCICGPTDFTTSCIKYLSELHYPESSIYAFLG from the exons ATGGTAAATCATCCAGATGGAAGAGAAGAGTTGCTTAGAGGAGCCGGAAAAGATGCCACGGATCTTTTCAATGAG GTACATAGATGGGTTAACATTGAGTCCATGCTTTCGAAATGTGTTGTTGGAAAGCTACTGCCATCCTTCATTAAACCAGTATTACCTTCagtaattaatttgaaaaatggtgTCATGGAACAAATTTCTAAACCAG GAAATAGAGTACAAGTACCACGTCCTGCTGCAAAACCACTGCCAACCTTTGATTGGTTCCAGACGCCTGACATTGTTAGTCTTTGTGTCTACACTAAAACATCGAACCTCCAACCGTATGATGTTGCCTTTGATCTTACTCCATTGACTTTTACTGGTTACATAAACACCTCTGCAggtgtatttaaaataaatctaagttttttcaataaagtcGTGCCGGAATGTACCCCAAAAATACTTGTTAGAACTGGAAAAGTTGAATTTGTTGTTCCTAAATGTACCAAACAGCTTTGGCCAAGCTACGGTAAAGCTGAAATACATCACTGCCAAATTTTGAATACTCAAGTATGGATTAAGTCAAAATTAATTCATCGAGAAAAGCTGAACCACAACACTTGGAGTTTATCATTACAGCTTGATGATAGTTTTAAATGTAACGTCCCTGTCGGTGGTCATGTCTCTCTAAGAATAGACGAAAAAATTTCAGCAAAATACACACCACTAATATCGTCAATTTTCGGGTCAGAATCTGTCCCGGATATGAGCAATAAACTTCATTTCATCATAAAAGTGTATCCAAAGGGGAACTTTACCTCTCGACTGAAGGATATTCAGCTAGATCAAGTGGTGATGGTTAGTCTACCAGAGTCACCGTTTGGTATTCAAAAAATCGAAGGACGCCAGAAACTGCTCTGTCTTGCTGCTGGAACTGGCATTACTCCAATGGTTCGACTTGTAAGAGAAGCATTGAATAGGGATAGCTTTAA GGAAGTTAAGATAATTTTCTGGAACCGCACCGAAGCCGACATGCTATTAAATGAAGAGTTCAATCTTTTGGCAACACAGGACCCTAG GTTTCACGTAACCCATGTTTTGACGAGTCCTTCAGAAAAATGGAGAGGATCAGCTGGTCGtgtgaacaaaaaacaaattgaggAATTTCTTGGAACAACAGATCAGTCTTTTACCTGCATTTGTGGTCCAACAGATTTTACGACTTCCTGTATTAA GTATCTGTCGGAGCTACATTACCCAGAATCATCAATATACGCATTCTTGGGTTAG
- the LOC136036244 gene encoding cytochrome b5 reductase 4-like isoform X3 has protein sequence MVNHPDGREELLRGAGKDTTDLFNEVHRWVNIESMLSKCVVGKLLPSFIKPVLPSVINLKNGVMEQISKPGNRVQVPRPAAKPLPTFDWFQTPDIVSLCVYTKTSNLQPYDVAFDLTPLTFTGYINTSAGVFKINLSFFNKVVPECTPKILVRTGKVEFVVPKCTKQLWPSYGKAEIHHCQILNTQVWIKSKLIHREKLNHNTWSLSLQLDDSFKCNVPVGGHVSLRIDEKISAKYTPLISSIFGSESVPDMSNKLHFIIKVYPKGNFTSRLKDIQLDQVVMVSLPESPFGIQKIEGRQKLLCLAAGTGITPMVRLVREALNRDSFKEVKIIFWNRTEADMLLNEEFNLLATQDPRFHVTHVLTSPSEKWRGSAGRVNKKQIEEFLGTTDQSFTCICGPTDFTTSCIKYLSELHYPESSIYAFLG, from the exons ATGGTAAATCATCCAGATGGAAGAGAAGAATTGCTTAGAGGAGCCGGAAAAGATACCACAGATCTTTTCAATGAG GTACATAGATGGGTTAACATTGAGTCCATGCTTTCGAAATGTGTTGTTGGAAAGCTACTGCCATCCTTCATTAAACCAGTATTACCTTCagtaattaatttgaaaaatggtgTCATGGAACAAATTTCTAAACCAG GAAATAGAGTACAAGTACCACGTCCTGCTGCAAAACCACTGCCAACCTTTGATTGGTTCCAGACGCCTGACATTGTTAGTCTTTGTGTCTACACTAAAACATCGAACCTCCAACCGTATGATGTTGCCTTTGATCTTACTCCATTGACTTTTACTGGTTACATAAACACCTCTGCAggtgtatttaaaataaatctaagttttttcaataaagtcGTGCCGGAATGTACCCCAAAAATACTTGTTAGAACTGGAAAAGTTGAATTTGTTGTTCCTAAATGTACCAAACAGCTTTGGCCAAGCTACGGTAAAGCTGAAATACATCACTGCCAAATTTTGAATACTCAAGTATGGATTAAGTCAAAATTAATTCATCGAGAAAAGCTGAACCACAACACTTGGAGTTTATCATTACAGCTTGATGATAGTTTTAAATGTAACGTCCCTGTCGGTGGTCATGTCTCTCTAAGAATAGACGAAAAAATTTCAGCAAAATACACACCACTAATATCGTCAATTTTCGGGTCAGAATCTGTCCCGGATATGAGCAATAAACTTCATTTCATCATAAAAGTGTATCCAAAGGGGAACTTTACCTCTCGACTGAAGGATATTCAGCTAGATCAAGTGGTGATGGTTAGTCTACCAGAGTCACCGTTTGGTATTCAAAAAATCGAAGGACGCCAGAAACTGCTCTGTCTTGCTGCTGGAACTGGCATTACTCCAATGGTTCGACTTGTAAGAGAAGCATTGAATAGGGATAGCTTTAA GGAAGTTAAGATAATTTTCTGGAACCGCACCGAAGCCGACATGCTATTAAATGAAGAGTTCAATCTTTTGGCAACACAGGACCCTAG GTTTCACGTAACCCATGTTTTGACGAGTCCTTCAGAAAAATGGAGAGGATCAGCTGGTCGtgtgaacaaaaaacaaattgaggAATTTCTTGGAACAACAGATCAGTCTTTTACCTGCATTTGTGGTCCAACAGATTTTACGACTTCCTGTATTAA GTATCTGTCGGAGCTACATTACCCAGAATCATCAATATACGCATTCTTGGGTTAG
- the LOC136036244 gene encoding cytochrome b5 reductase 4-like isoform X1 has protein sequence MLTISTASATGNPRNKTALKPGRSLMDWVRLTQSGVDLTGLKGRKIEVTIEELQKHSQIDDIWMAIKGVVYNVTSYVEYHPGGADELLRGAGKDATDLFNEVHRWVNIESMLSKCVVGKLLPSFIKPVLPSVINLKNGVMEQISKPGNRVQVPRPAAKPLPTFDWFQTPDIVSLCVYTKTSNLQPYDVAFDLTPLTFTGYINTSAGVFKINLSFFNKVVPECTPKILVRTGKVEFVVPKCTKQLWPSYGKAEIHHCQILNTQVWIKSKLIHREKLNHNTWSLSLQLDDSFKCNVPVGGHVSLRIDEKISAKYTPLISSIFGSESVPDMSNKLHFIIKVYPKGNFTSRLKDIQLDQVVMVSLPESPFGIQKIEGRQKLLCLAAGTGITPMVRLVREALNRDSFKEVKIIFWNRTEADMLLNEEFNLLATQDPRFHVTHVLTSPSEKWRGSAGRVNKKQIEEFLGTTDQSFTCICGPTDFTTSCIKYLSELHYPESSIYAFLG, from the exons GAAATCCACGAAATAAAACTGCTTTAAAACCTGGCAGATCTCTAATGGACTGGGTAAGGCTAACCCAATCAGGAGTTGATTTAACTGGCTTGAAAGGGAGGAAGATTGAAGTAACTATAGAGGAGTTGCAGAAGCACAGTCAAATAGATGATATTTGGATGGCCATAAAAG GTGTTGTCTATAATGTCACTTCCTATGTCGAATACCATCCAGGTGGAGCAGATGAATTGCTTAGAGGAGCTGGAAAAGATGCCACGGATCTTTTCAATGAG GTACATAGATGGGTTAACATTGAGTCCATGCTTTCGAAATGTGTTGTTGGAAAGCTACTGCCATCCTTCATTAAACCAGTATTACCTTCagtaattaatttgaaaaatggtgTCATGGAACAAATTTCTAAACCAG GAAATAGAGTACAAGTACCACGTCCTGCTGCAAAACCACTGCCAACCTTTGATTGGTTCCAGACGCCTGACATTGTTAGTCTTTGTGTCTACACTAAAACATCGAACCTCCAACCGTATGATGTTGCCTTTGATCTTACTCCATTGACTTTTACTGGTTACATAAACACCTCTGCAggtgtatttaaaataaatctaagttttttcaataaagtcGTGCCGGAATGTACCCCAAAAATACTTGTTAGAACTGGAAAAGTTGAATTTGTTGTTCCTAAATGTACCAAACAGCTTTGGCCAAGCTACGGTAAAGCTGAAATACATCACTGCCAAATTTTGAATACTCAAGTATGGATTAAGTCAAAATTAATTCATCGAGAAAAGCTGAACCACAACACTTGGAGTTTATCATTACAGCTTGATGATAGTTTTAAATGTAACGTCCCTGTCGGTGGTCATGTCTCTCTAAGAATAGACGAAAAAATTTCAGCAAAATACACACCACTAATATCGTCAATTTTCGGGTCAGAATCTGTCCCGGATATGAGCAATAAACTTCATTTCATCATAAAAGTGTATCCAAAGGGGAACTTTACCTCTCGACTGAAGGATATTCAGCTAGATCAAGTGGTGATGGTTAGTCTACCAGAGTCACCGTTTGGTATTCAAAAAATCGAAGGACGCCAGAAACTGCTCTGTCTTGCTGCTGGAACTGGCATTACTCCAATGGTTCGACTTGTAAGAGAAGCATTGAATAGGGATAGCTTTAA GGAAGTTAAGATAATTTTCTGGAACCGCACCGAAGCCGACATGCTATTAAATGAAGAGTTCAATCTTTTGGCAACACAGGACCCTAG GTTTCACGTAACCCATGTTTTGACGAGTCCTTCAGAAAAATGGAGAGGATCAGCTGGTCGtgtgaacaaaaaacaaattgaggAATTTCTTGGAACAACAGATCAGTCTTTTACCTGCATTTGTGGTCCAACAGATTTTACGACTTCCTGTATTAA GTATCTGTCGGAGCTACATTACCCAGAATCATCAATATACGCATTCTTGGGTTAG